The Kribbella amoyensis genomic sequence CCTGGCCGAGAACGCCGAGTTCGCCCAGGCCGTGCTGGATGCCGGCCTGATCTGGATCGGCCCGCCGCCGGCCGCGATCGACTCGCTCGGCGACAAGGTGAAGGCCCGGCACATCGCCGACAAGGTCGGCGCCCCGCAGGTCCCCGGGACGCCCGACCCGGTCGCGGACGCCGCCGAGGTGGTCGCCTTCGCCGAGCAGTACGGGCTCCCGATCGCGATCAAGGCGGCCTACGGCGGCGGCGGTCGCGGGATGAAGGTCGCCCGCTCGATGGAGGAGATCCCCGAGCTGTTCGACTCCGCGGTCCGCGAGGCGGTCAGCGCCTTCGGCCGGGGCGAGTGCTTCGTCGAGCGGTACCTGGACCAGCCCCGGCACGTCGAGACGCAGTGCCTGGCCGATGCCCACGGCAACGTTGTTGTCGTCTCCACCCGGGACTGCTCGCTGCAACGGCGGTACCAGAAGCTCGTCGAGGAAGCGCCGGCACCGTTCCTCTCGGAGTCGCAGCTGGAGACCCTGTACACGTCCTCGAAGGCGATCCTGCGCGAGGCCGGGTACGTCGGCGCCGGGACGTGCGAGTTCCTGGTCGGGCAGGACGGGCTGATCTCGTTCCTCGAGGTGAACACCCGGCTCCAGGTCGAGCACCCGGTCTCCGAGGAGGTCACCGGGCTGGACCTGGTCCGCGAGATGTTCCGGATCGCGAACGGTGAGGAACTCGGCTACGACGACCCGGAGGTCTCCGGCCACTCGATCGAGTTCCGCATCAACGCGGAGGACGCGGGACGTGGATTCCTGCCGGCCCCGGGGACGTTGACCCGCTGGCACGCGCCGTCCGGTCCGGGCGTGCGGCTCGACGGTGGGTACGACCAGGGCGAGACGGTCCCTGGTTCGTTCGACTCGCTGGTGGCGAAGTTGATCGTGAGCGGCCGCGACCGGACCCAGGCGCTGGAGCGGTCCCGCCGTGCGCTGAAGGAGTTCGTGGTCGAGGGAATGCCGACGGTCATCCCGTTCCACGCGACCGTGGTCTCGGATCCGGCGTTCGTCGGCGAAGACGGCTTCAAGGTGCACACCCGGTGGATCGAGACCGAGTTCGACAACCAGATCCCGCCGTACGAGGGTGCTGCTGAGACCCCCGAGGCCGGTGAGCGGGAGAAGGTGACTGTCGAGGTTGGTGGGAAGCGGCTCGAGGTCGTACTCCCTGCTGGGCTTGGCGCTTCGGCCGTTGGTGCGGGTGTTGCCGCAGGCAAGAAGAAGCCGGCCCGTCGCGCCGGCGGGAGCAGCAAGTCGTCCGCGGCCTCGGGTGATTCGCTGGCCTCGCCTATGCAGGGCACGATCGTGAAGATCGCGGTCGAAGAAGGCGCGACCGTTGCCGAGGGCGACCTCATCGTGGTCCTGGAAGCGATGAAGATGGAACAGCCGCTGAACGCCCACAAGGCAGGCACGGTCACCGGGCTCTCGGCCGAGGTCGGTGCCACAGTCGCAGCCGGCGCGGTCATCTGCGACCTCAAGGACTGATTCGGGGGTACGCGGGGGCGGGGCGCGGTTCGGCGGCTCCTTTCGTCGGAGAATCGCTGGGTGGGAGCAAACAATCTGCTCGTGGGTGACACTCTGCAATTTTCGTCGAAAGAACTCACCGTTAAGGTCGCGGCCGTTGCGCGGTCGAAGGCTTCTATTCGCGTTCACAATATAACAGTCGAGAATGCGCACAACTATTTCGTCTTGGTTGGGAACGTCCCGGTCCTTGTGCATAACTGTGACTTCGGCCCGGGAATTGCTGATCATAAGTATGACAAGCGTCCTTGGCGTAGGTAAAAAATCTGGCGCCGATATGCCGGAGTATGATTATGATGGTCGATTCGAGCAGTACGTCGACGATGCTAGATCGCTGATGTGCAGCGAATCGTGTCCTAGTGGCGCGATGGAGACAACGCGAAATCTTGATGGTAGAGTCACCGTAATTCGGCTGGACTCGGCCGGTCGGCTCGGGATGCGGGAAGGTAATAGAATCACTATCTTCTTCAGGCCGGACAACCCAATGGAGTACTTCGCTGGGCGTGCAAATGAGCAGTTATATGGATAGAGATAGCGATTTTGTCGAGGCGTTCTCGGAGTTTATCCGGTCCCTAGTGTCGCGTTAGCGAAGTAACTTTACTTCGGGTTGGTTCTTCGGAATCATTCGGTCGTGGCGTTGACTGTGGTGGTGGATGTGTCGCCGGGCGATCGTGAGGTTCTGGAGTCGTGGATGCGTTCGCCGTCGCTGCGGGCGGGGCTGGCGCAGCGGGCGCGGATCGTGTTGCTGGCTGCAGATGGCGTGCCGGTGAAGGACATCGTGGAGCGGGTCGGGGCATCCAAGCCGACGGTGATCGGCTGGAAGAAGCGCTATCTGGCTGAAGGTCTCGGCGGGTTGGACGATCGGCCGAAACCGGGGCGTCGCAAGCAGATCGATGACGTCGAGGTCGTGCTGGCCACGTTGGAGCCGCCACCGGAACGGCTCGGTGTGACGCACTGGTCGTCGCGGCTACTGGCCACCGAGCTGGGGCTGTCGCACGTGACCGTGGCGAAGGTGTGGAAACAGTGGGGCCTGCAGCCGTGGCGGGTCGAGACGTTCAAGTTCTCCACCGATCCCGAACTCCAGGCCAGGGTCCGCGACGTCGTGGGTCTGTATCTGAACCCGCCGGAGAACGCGATCGTCTTGTCGGTCGACGAAAAGTCCCAGATCCAGGCCCTGGACCGGACCGCGCCGATCCTGCCACTGCGACCCGGGATCCCTGAGAAACAGACCCATGACTACGTTCGGCACGGCACCACCACGCTGTTCGCCGCGCTCGAGGTCGCCACTGGCAAGGTCGTCGACGCCTGCTACCCGCGGCACCGCAACACCGAGTTCCTCAAGTTCTTGAAGCAGGTCGCCAAGGCCTATCCCCGGCGCCGGCTGCACATCGTGTGCGACAACTACCGCACCCACAAACACGCCAACGTGCAAGCCTGGCTGGCCAAGAACCCGCGGATCACGCTGCACTTCACCCCGACGTCCGGCTCCTGGCTGAACATGGTCGAGATCTTCTTCGGGATCATCACCCGCCAAGCCATCCGCCGCGGCAGCTTCAACAGCGTCAACGAACTCACCACCGCGATCCGCCGATTCATCGACGGCTGGAACGACCGCTGCCAACCCTTCACCTGGACCAAGACCGCCGACGACATCCTCGACCACACCAACCCAGGTCAAAGAACATCCTTTACGCGACACTAGGGCGTTGGCGGGATTTCGATCCGGCATCCCTGGTTGGACGATGGGTTGAATTCGTCGCGGAGTGCATTAGTGGCTACCAGGGTGAGCTAAATGAAGACTATTTCAACGATCTGACTGTAAGAAACGATCTTGAAAAAGCTTTCAATGCGCCGCAGTTGTCAGCGTACCCATCAATGGAGTCAATTCGTCGTGATGTAATGAGAGCCGACGAAGAGCTCCGCGCTATCCTGATCCCTGATGTCCTCGAGAATGTCCCTCAAGAGCAATGGTGGCTGAGGGGAGTCGTTAGTTACGCCGGCCAGGTCCTCGTCGACGAACTACGGATCCAGTATGGGGTGTCTATCCGGTTGATGAAGTGAAATGGCGTCATGGCAACGGGTCAGCGACGCCGCCGTCGGCGCGTGGTCTGGTAGGGGAGAGTGGAGAGTGCAGATTGGCTGCAGAAGATCAGAGTTCCGATCCATTGCCTGATCGATCGGGGCATGTTCAGCAGATTGCTCGTATACGCGAGGATCTGGCGTTGGCGTTGGAAGATGCTGTCGAAGATTCTGCTGGGATGAAATAGCCGACCCTGCTGTTAGTTGCAGACCGAAAGTAGATCGACCTAGGCATCAAATCTTCGGGGAGCCGGTAGGCCCTGTGGCATTGACGCCGTGGCGGAGAGGCTGCTTCAGCCGCGAGTGGGTCGGTGGGAGCCGACGGACGAAGGCTCGGCGTCGGGCTACCTCGGCTCCCACCTATGAAACTCAGAAGTTGTTCTTGATTTGGTCTATGACGGTGAAGATGGCTAGGAAGCCGAAGGCCAGGAAGGCGAAGATGAGAACCCCAGTGCGGAGCCTTGTGATGCGGATGGCCGGCGGGAGGGCCCTGGAGTTCATCCACCAGAGCAGGCCGGAGTAGATGAACATCATCGTGCCGGCTGTGCAGGCTGAGATGACCAGCAGGACCAGGGGCTGGTCCAGGCCGGCGAGGAGGACCAGGATGCCGAAGGCGACCAGGCCCCAGACGAGCCAGAAGTAGAGCTTGGACTCGGTCATCGGTGATTCGCGCAGGTAGCGGGACTTGATCATGTCGGCGGCGAGCCGGGAGGTGTAGTCGACGATTCCGGCGGCCGCGGCGAAGAGGGCGAAGGCGCCGATGGCCCAGAAGAGGTAGCCGAACCAGCCGCCGACCAGGGTCTGCAGCTGGGTTCCTTCCACCTTGAGGAAGGAGATCTTGTTCTGGACGTCGGGGTTCCCGAACAGGGTGGCGTGGGCAAGCATCGAGGTGAACACGATGGTCACGATCGTGATGGCGACGAATGTGGCGGCCTGCTCGATGTTGGCGAACTTCCACCAGCGCCGCCAGCGGGCCATGTTCTCCTCGTTCGGTGTGAACGTGTACCCGTTGGCGGTCGGGTCGGCTTCGGTCTCGCCGGTGACCGGGGAGGTCAGCCGGGGGACGTGGACGCCCATGCCGAAACCCTTGTCGCGGATCCAGTTGCTCTGGCAGAGGTTCTGGCCGCCACCGGCACCGGCGTACGCGATCGCGCCCATCACCAGCGCGAAGCCGAGCTGGTCGACCGGGAACTGCGGGTTGGTGACCGCGTCACCGAGCGCACTGTACGTCTTGCCGCGGATCGCGAAGACGAGTGCGAGCACGACCAGGAGTGCGACAGCCGCGATCTTGACGAAGATAAGCCGCTCCAGCATCACGTAGACCACCGGCGCCAGCGTCAGGATCGCGCCGATCACCAGCAGGATGCAGATCGCGATCCAGCGCGGATCGCCCGCGCCGAACAGGTACGTGAGCATCGAGGCGGAGCTCGTCGCCCAGCCGGGCCAGAGGTTCGCGAAGTACGTCATGATCGCGAAGAACAGGCCCCAGTGTTTCCCGTACCGGTTGAAGCCGGTCAACGCTGTCTCA encodes the following:
- a CDS encoding biotin carboxylase N-terminal domain-containing protein, translated to MTKVLVANRGEIAVRVVRAAADAGLASVAVYAEPDRDALFVRLADEAYSLDGATPADSYLNIAKILDAAARSGADAVHPGYGFLAENAEFAQAVLDAGLIWIGPPPAAIDSLGDKVKARHIADKVGAPQVPGTPDPVADAAEVVAFAEQYGLPIAIKAAYGGGGRGMKVARSMEEIPELFDSAVREAVSAFGRGECFVERYLDQPRHVETQCLADAHGNVVVVSTRDCSLQRRYQKLVEEAPAPFLSESQLETLYTSSKAILREAGYVGAGTCEFLVGQDGLISFLEVNTRLQVEHPVSEEVTGLDLVREMFRIANGEELGYDDPEVSGHSIEFRINAEDAGRGFLPAPGTLTRWHAPSGPGVRLDGGYDQGETVPGSFDSLVAKLIVSGRDRTQALERSRRALKEFVVEGMPTVIPFHATVVSDPAFVGEDGFKVHTRWIETEFDNQIPPYEGAAETPEAGEREKVTVEVGGKRLEVVLPAGLGASAVGAGVAAGKKKPARRAGGSSKSSAASGDSLASPMQGTIVKIAVEEGATVAEGDLIVVLEAMKMEQPLNAHKAGTVTGLSAEVGATVAAGAVICDLKD
- a CDS encoding Nramp family divalent metal transporter; translated protein: MADTRSTQQVFNLPTKNLPAPQVRDLPEPPSQTWKIVGPGMVGAGVGLASGEFILWPYIASQVGLVFLWGAVVGVCVQWFLNMEIERYTLATGETALTGFNRYGKHWGLFFAIMTYFANLWPGWATSSASMLTYLFGAGDPRWIAICILLVIGAILTLAPVVYVMLERLIFVKIAAVALLVVLALVFAIRGKTYSALGDAVTNPQFPVDQLGFALVMGAIAYAGAGGGQNLCQSNWIRDKGFGMGVHVPRLTSPVTGETEADPTANGYTFTPNEENMARWRRWWKFANIEQAATFVAITIVTIVFTSMLAHATLFGNPDVQNKISFLKVEGTQLQTLVGGWFGYLFWAIGAFALFAAAAGIVDYTSRLAADMIKSRYLRESPMTESKLYFWLVWGLVAFGILVLLAGLDQPLVLLVISACTAGTMMFIYSGLLWWMNSRALPPAIRITRLRTGVLIFAFLAFGFLAIFTVIDQIKNNF
- a CDS encoding IS630 family transposase; the protein is MRSPSLRAGLAQRARIVLLAADGVPVKDIVERVGASKPTVIGWKKRYLAEGLGGLDDRPKPGRRKQIDDVEVVLATLEPPPERLGVTHWSSRLLATELGLSHVTVAKVWKQWGLQPWRVETFKFSTDPELQARVRDVVGLYLNPPENAIVLSVDEKSQIQALDRTAPILPLRPGIPEKQTHDYVRHGTTTLFAALEVATGKVVDACYPRHRNTEFLKFLKQVAKAYPRRRLHIVCDNYRTHKHANVQAWLAKNPRITLHFTPTSGSWLNMVEIFFGIITRQAIRRGSFNSVNELTTAIRRFIDGWNDRCQPFTWTKTADDILDHTNPGQRTSFTRH